A genomic region of Mycobacterium sp. Aquia_213 contains the following coding sequences:
- a CDS encoding DUF3349 domain-containing protein produces MSEHHAHKHAKFLKSVIRWLDVGYPQGVPGPDQVALFALLRSTPLTPEQIEEVAHKIAAKESQPGADGVVSKDEIAEFITKVTHTEPGKEDIQRVAATLAAAGWPLAGISVSSVAPDDEHAAAAEEIGWRRDDVAEGASQG; encoded by the coding sequence GTGTCGGAACATCATGCTCACAAGCACGCGAAATTCCTCAAATCAGTGATCCGCTGGCTGGACGTCGGCTACCCGCAAGGCGTTCCCGGCCCCGACCAGGTGGCCTTGTTCGCCCTGCTGCGGAGCACCCCCCTAACCCCCGAGCAGATCGAAGAGGTCGCTCACAAGATCGCCGCGAAGGAATCGCAGCCAGGAGCTGACGGCGTCGTCAGCAAGGACGAGATCGCCGAGTTCATCACCAAGGTGACCCACACCGAGCCCGGCAAAGAGGACATTCAGCGCGTGGCCGCCACGCTGGCCGCCGCCGGCTGGCCGCTGGCCGGGATCAGCGTCAGCTCGGTTGCTCCCGACGACGAGCACGCCGCCGCGGCCGAAGAGATCGGCTGGCGGCGCGACGACGTGGCCGAGGGCGCGTCACAGGGTTGA